From one Montipora capricornis isolate CH-2021 chromosome 10, ASM3666992v2, whole genome shotgun sequence genomic stretch:
- the LOC138021260 gene encoding uncharacterized protein → MRNKGGIAIYTRSNLKVTNVYRAKLYELLCLKLRLPPEHNMLVCGLYHPPKFNYKECDLMDHVIEILDNELEQDPHITIVLGGDLNRLNLSRLETISGLRPLVDFPTRGESCLDNYLTNREDLFNKCLPIQMLIKTDHKGVIMPAGSKLNPIRQKVQIRDVREHRKRNFYIALNSEDWDDVFTSTDVNCAVNLMDSHIPLRMVSMSSRDPSWMSPLLKSMLRDKARISNFSKDRLNTINERISEVISENRRERPKRVGSRDWWNHVDATSQRRSSSTNMSLSNEELCELLNVAIDDDEEVPELTELHVRNCLTHLKNTAMGPDRIPSWIWKDYAEILVPVVTKIWNLSLASHTWPTSWKRATIKPLPKVEIPKSYQDYRGINITPVIARAFERIVYQNYVKDTLEKNLTPSKFAYRQGGNCTNALLSIQNHPKSIHAVKLFECSRWTSAKRLTR, encoded by the coding sequence ATGCGCAACAAAGGTGGGATTGCCATCTACACCAGGAGCAATCTTAAAGTTACGAATGTATATCGTGCAAAACTATACGAACTTCTGTGTCTGAAACTAAGACTACCACCTGAACACAATATGTTAGTCTGTGGTCTCTACCATCCACCGAAATTCAATTATAAAGAATGTGATCTAATGGACCATGTCATAGAAATCCTGGACAACGAGTTAGAACAAGATCCTCATATCACTATCGTACTTGGTGGAGATTTAAACCGACTTAATCTATCTAGACTAGAAACAATATCCGGACTTAGACCGCTTGTAGATTTTCCTACAAGGGGCGAGTCATGTTTAGATAATTACTTGACCAACCGTGAAGATCTTTTTAATAAATGCCTTCCAATCCAAATGCTCATAAAAACTGACCACAAAGGGGTTATTATGCCTGCTGGATCTAAACTTAACCCAATTCGCCAGAAAGTGCAAATACGAGACGTCAGAGAACATCGCAAAAGGAACTTTTACATCGCCTTGAACAGTGAGGACTGGGATGACGTCTTCACCTCAACTGATGTCAATTGTGCGGTGAATTTAATGGATAGTCATATCCCTTTACGAATGGTCAGCATGTCATCACGTGACCCTAGCTGGATGTCTCCACTATTGAAATCTATGTTAAGAGATAAGGCAAGAATATCTAACTTTAGCAAAGATCGTCTGAATACTATCAATGAACGCATCAGTGAAGTGATCTCCGAGAACAGACGAGAACGCCCAAAAAGGGTGGGAAGTCGTGATTGGTGGAACCATGTCGATGCTACTTCCCAACGACGCAGCTCTTCTACCAACATGTCACTAAGTAATGAAGAACTTTGTGAGCTTTTAAACGTTGCTatcgatgatgatgaagaagtaCCGGAGCTCACAGAGCTGCACGTACGGAATTgcctaactcatttaaagaacACTGCTATGGGCCCAGATCGTATACCTTCTTGGATCTGGAAAGATTATGCCGAAATCTTAGTTCCTGTGGTGACGAAAATCTGGAACCTGTCGCTGGCGAGTCACACTTGGCCTACCTCTTGGAAAAGAGCCACCATCAAGCCATTACCGAAAGTGGAGATACCAAAAAGTTACCAGGATTATCGTGGGATAAATATTACACCTGTAATCGCGAGAGCTTTTGAAAGGATTGTGTATCAGAACTATGTAAAGGACACTTTGGAGAAGAACTTAACCCCTTCCAAGTTTGCCTATCGCCAAGGAGGAAATTGTACAAACGCATTACTATCCATCCAAAATCATCCAAAATCAATACACGCTGTTAAGCTGTTCGAATGTTCGCGATGGACTTCAGCAAAGCGTTTGACTCGGTAA